Within the Deltaproteobacteria bacterium genome, the region CGAAGAAAACATGCACGGACCAGCCGAAAGAAAAGTGGATGTCGGAAGCCGACTTTAAGAAAAACGTCGAAGAGCGCGGCTACAAGATCAGGAAATTCAAGCAGCCAGGATCTTGTTACGAAATCTACGGCACGAACAAAGCCGGCGACAAAGTTGAAGTGTACTTCAACCCAGTTGATGCAACCGTGGTAAAAGAAGAGACGAATTAGCTAAATGTACCTCCTACATTTTGGTAGCGCATGCGCGTTACCAAAATGTAGGAGGTACTTCTTGGAGGCAGAATGCCGTTAACCGAAGAGCTTCATAAGTCCCATCACATTGGTTGGCTTCGCGCTGCTGTGCTCGGCGCAAACGATGGGATCGTTTCTACCGCAAGTCTTATTGTCGGAGTTGCCGCCGCAAACGCGACCCACGAAAACATATTGGTGACTGGCGTTGCAGGATTAGTCGCTGGCGCGATGTCGATGGCAGCAGGCGAATACGTGTCTGTTAGCTCCCAGTCGGACACTGAAAGTGCGGACCTTCGGCGCGAAAAAGCCGAATTGGAATCTAACCCCGGTTTTGAATTGGAAGAATTGGCCGCGATTTACGTGAGCCGAGGACTTGATTCAACTCTCGCACGACAAGTTGCTGTTCAGTTAACTGCCTTTGACGCGATCGGAAGCCACGCTCGAGATGAGCTGGGAATTTCCGACGCGTTGAGTGCAAGGCCTGTACAAGCGGCTCTATCCTCGGCCGCAGCCTTTGCTGTTGGCGCAGCGTTGCCGTTGATGTTCGTGGTTATCTTTCCCGCTAAAGTTTTGATTTCTTCGGTATCCTTTGGTTCGCTGGTATTTCTGGTTCTTCTTGGTGTGGTTGCGGCAAAAGTGGGTGGGGCTAACATATGGCGAGGAGCTTTACGCGTCGGTTTTTGGGGTGCGCTCGCCATGGCGAGTACGGCTGGTATTGGCGCATTGTTTGGGACGACGCTTTAGCGGGTAGGTAGTTTCTTGGGAATGGAAGAGATTCAGAACAAAGATTTGAAGCAGAAAATGGGGCAATGGTTTCTGCGATTTTCCGACCAAGTGAGTGGGTCGCCGATGTATCGGTACCTTTCCATTCAAGTTAGTGCGGATGATCAGTGTTTGGCTCTCGCTTGTGGATCGGAACCCAGTCAGCCAGCGCCCAATTTGTTTTTTGCAGCCGTCCACTTTTTGTTGGAAAAGAACCGTCACGAGTCGTTGGCTAAGTATTACCCCAGTCTGGGTGGCGGGTTCGAGTCCACACCTGAAATGTTTGAATGCTTTAAAGGATTTTGCCAAAAGTTCGAATTTGAAATTCTCGAAATTCTTAAAACAAAACTGGTTCAAACTAATGAAGTTCAGCGATGTGCGGTGCTTTGGCCGGCGCTGAAGCTAGTTGGTCAAATGGCAAAGCAATCAAACGTCGCGCTGATTGATGTTGGCACCTCGGGGGGCTTAAGTTTTTTAATGGACAAGGCCCATTTGACCTACTCCGATGGCGCAAAAGACGGCCCGGAAGATTCGCCTTTAAGACTTCATTGCGAATCGAGAGGGGGGACTGTTCCCACGTTAACGAGTGTTAACGTCAAAAGCCGAATAGGAATTGATCTCAACCCGGTGGATCTTTTAAGCGAGAACGAAAAAGCGTGGAACCTTGCGTTGATTTGGCCCGATCAATTAGATCGGCGTCAGCGAATTGAAAATGCTCTTCAACTTTTGAAGACCACCGCCATTGATTTCCAGCGTGGTGCCGCCAATCAAGTACTGCCGTCACTTAGTTCAAAGATTCCAAACGATCAGCTCCTTTGCGTTCTTCATAGTTTTTCGCTGAATCAGTTTTCTTCTGACGATCGAGTAGGCTTTGACAAGGTCCTCGAAACGGCATCCTTGAAGCGAGAAATCTGGCGCATTGGTTTAGAATGGCTAGGGACTAAGAGTCCAGAACTGGTGATTTCTAAGTATGGTGGCGGCCAGCGGGTACTGATTCAGAAGATTGCGGAATGCGGCGGCCACGGCGAGTGGATTCACTGGCAACCATCATAAGGTACCGCCTACATTTTGGTAGCGCACGTGCGCTACCAAAATGTAGGCGGTACCTTTCTGGTTGCGAGGGCCAAGCTCAATCCAAGAATGATGTCTGGGACATGGTGTTGCCACACAAGCAAAACGGAAAAGCAGATCAATATTATCCACACAAAGAGTCCAGCTTGAATCCATTTGGGTTTATTTCGACCGATATAAAACGCCCCAATTGCACTGAACGTCACGTGTAGGGATGGAAAAAGATTGTGTGGTCGATCCAGAGTGTAGAGAAAAGTGAAGAGATTCTCAAACGCCTCGAACTGCGTAGGCCTTACGAATCCTAGTTCAGTTGGGAACGCGATAAAGAAGACAGCGGCGATACCTGTTGCGAGAATCAAGTCTCGACCCATTGCTTTCATTTCGATCGAACTACTGATCCTCCCCCGATTTTCCGGACACCAAATAGTGTGGTATAACCACACGTCCGAAGGGGAAATAGATGCAACGCAAACGACACACGACCGAGTTCAAGATTGAAGCGCTCGAACTGGCTAAGC harbors:
- a CDS encoding VIT family protein, giving the protein MPLTEELHKSHHIGWLRAAVLGANDGIVSTASLIVGVAAANATHENILVTGVAGLVAGAMSMAAGEYVSVSSQSDTESADLRREKAELESNPGFELEELAAIYVSRGLDSTLARQVAVQLTAFDAIGSHARDELGISDALSARPVQAALSSAAAFAVGAALPLMFVVIFPAKVLISSVSFGSLVFLVLLGVVAAKVGGANIWRGALRVGFWGALAMASTAGIGALFGTTL
- a CDS encoding phosphatase PAP2 family protein, producing the protein MKAMGRDLILATGIAAVFFIAFPTELGFVRPTQFEAFENLFTFLYTLDRPHNLFPSLHVTFSAIGAFYIGRNKPKWIQAGLFVWIILICFSVLLVWQHHVPDIILGLSLALATRKVPPTFW
- a CDS encoding DUF2332 domain-containing protein; amino-acid sequence: MEEIQNKDLKQKMGQWFLRFSDQVSGSPMYRYLSIQVSADDQCLALACGSEPSQPAPNLFFAAVHFLLEKNRHESLAKYYPSLGGGFESTPEMFECFKGFCQKFEFEILEILKTKLVQTNEVQRCAVLWPALKLVGQMAKQSNVALIDVGTSGGLSFLMDKAHLTYSDGAKDGPEDSPLRLHCESRGGTVPTLTSVNVKSRIGIDLNPVDLLSENEKAWNLALIWPDQLDRRQRIENALQLLKTTAIDFQRGAANQVLPSLSSKIPNDQLLCVLHSFSLNQFSSDDRVGFDKVLETASLKREIWRIGLEWLGTKSPELVISKYGGGQRVLIQKIAECGGHGEWIHWQPS
- a CDS encoding PepSY domain-containing protein; protein product: MKHVIIAMVVLLSGGMAHAKKTCTDQPKEKWMSEADFKKNVEERGYKIRKFKQPGSCYEIYGTNKAGDKVEVYFNPVDATVVKEETN